A part of Agromyces protaetiae genomic DNA contains:
- a CDS encoding winged helix-turn-helix domain-containing protein, whose protein sequence is MTDTARASRTDTISPALARRIALAAQGFGRPQPPTAGLRHVGGVFDRLSLLQIDSVNVFERSHYLPAFSRIGAYDRTMLDKLTTGKRGRAVEYWAHEAAFIPRELWPLFGFRRDYYHEAGHAWGGWVAENLELSRFLIDELTANGPMRASEIEHDANESTGPWWGWSGVKRTLEWMLRTGEVVCIERQRFERVYALPEQALPDSLLGVEIAPADAIRELVGLAASALGIATDADLADYWRLKREQVKPAIDDLVDAGVLVPVTVPGWQKGSKPIPTWVHRDARRPRKLEAAAVLSPFDPVVWFRPRAERLFDFHYRIEIYTPEPKRVFGYYSLPVLIDDDVVGRVDLKSDRKAKVLRVQSAWIEPGASAEDTAERLAPVLRRAAEWQGLDDVLVVDKGDLSPALGAVVNAG, encoded by the coding sequence ATGACCGACACCGCCCGCGCCTCACGCACCGACACGATCAGCCCCGCGCTCGCGCGCCGCATCGCGCTCGCCGCACAGGGGTTCGGGCGTCCGCAGCCGCCGACCGCCGGCCTGCGCCACGTCGGCGGCGTGTTCGACCGGCTCTCGCTGCTGCAGATCGACTCGGTCAACGTCTTCGAACGCAGTCACTACCTTCCGGCGTTCAGCCGCATCGGCGCCTACGACCGCACGATGCTCGACAAGCTCACGACGGGCAAGCGCGGGCGCGCCGTCGAGTACTGGGCGCACGAGGCCGCGTTCATCCCGCGTGAGCTGTGGCCGCTCTTCGGCTTCCGGCGCGACTACTACCACGAGGCCGGGCACGCCTGGGGCGGGTGGGTCGCCGAGAACCTCGAACTCAGCCGGTTCCTGATCGACGAACTGACGGCGAACGGGCCGATGCGCGCGAGCGAGATCGAACACGACGCCAACGAGAGCACCGGCCCCTGGTGGGGGTGGTCGGGAGTCAAGCGCACGCTCGAATGGATGCTCCGCACGGGCGAGGTCGTCTGCATCGAGCGCCAGCGGTTCGAGCGGGTCTACGCCCTGCCCGAGCAGGCACTGCCCGACTCGCTCCTCGGGGTGGAGATCGCCCCCGCCGACGCGATCCGCGAACTCGTCGGGCTCGCGGCATCCGCCCTCGGCATCGCGACCGACGCCGATCTCGCCGACTACTGGCGACTCAAGCGCGAACAGGTGAAGCCCGCGATCGACGACCTCGTCGACGCGGGTGTGCTCGTGCCCGTCACTGTGCCCGGCTGGCAGAAGGGGTCGAAGCCGATCCCCACGTGGGTGCACCGCGACGCCCGCCGTCCGCGCAAGCTCGAGGCGGCCGCCGTGCTGTCGCCGTTCGACCCCGTCGTGTGGTTCCGCCCGCGCGCCGAACGGCTCTTCGACTTCCACTACCGCATCGAGATCTACACGCCCGAGCCCAAACGCGTCTTCGGCTACTACTCGCTGCCGGTGCTCATCGACGACGACGTGGTCGGCCGCGTCGACCTCAAGAGCGACCGCAAGGCGAAGGTGCTGCGGGTGCAGTCGGCGTGGATCGAGCCGGGGGCGTCTGCCGAAGACACGGCCGAACGCCTCGCACCCGTGCTGCGCCGGGCGGCGGAGTGGCAGGGACTCGACGACGTGCTCGTCGTCGACAAGGGCGACCTCTCCCCCGCGCTCGGCGCGGTCGTGAACGCGGGCTAG
- a CDS encoding AI-2E family transporter, with product MRLAAAWSWRLLLVGGVIAVVVFLVIQLRLIVIPLLVAVLLGALLVPFSQFLQRRLHWPKWLGVAVAMLSALIVVGGLLTLGISQIVRGADDLTAQSLVAWDDFRVWLLEGPFHISEAQLNAWADQALKALQEDSGVLVSGALSVGSTVGHFLAGLLLTLFTTLFILIDGRGIWNWIVGIFPRRARAAVDGAGLAGWNTLQSFVKVQILVATIDAVGIGLGALLLGIPLAVPIAILVFLGSFIPIVGAVATGALAVFVALVFNGWVPALIMLGIVLLVQQVEGHILQPLILGTAVKVHPLGVVLAVAAGSFLAGIPGALFAVPFAAVANVMILFISGGSWKGGSAPPTGATRSPLWQTVPKRPGFRREAEPEA from the coding sequence ATGCGACTCGCGGCCGCGTGGTCGTGGCGGCTGCTCCTCGTCGGCGGCGTCATCGCGGTGGTCGTGTTCCTCGTCATCCAGCTGCGGCTGATCGTCATCCCGCTCCTCGTGGCCGTGCTTCTCGGCGCGCTCCTCGTGCCGTTCTCGCAGTTCCTCCAGAGGCGGTTGCACTGGCCGAAGTGGCTCGGCGTCGCGGTCGCGATGCTCTCTGCGCTCATCGTCGTCGGCGGCCTGCTGACGCTCGGCATCTCGCAGATCGTTCGCGGCGCCGACGATCTGACCGCGCAGTCGCTCGTCGCGTGGGACGACTTCCGGGTGTGGCTCCTCGAAGGCCCGTTCCACATCTCCGAGGCGCAGCTCAACGCGTGGGCCGATCAGGCGCTCAAGGCGCTGCAGGAAGACAGCGGCGTGCTCGTGAGCGGCGCGCTCTCGGTCGGATCGACGGTCGGGCACTTCCTCGCGGGGCTCCTCCTCACGCTCTTCACGACGCTCTTCATCCTCATCGACGGCCGCGGCATCTGGAACTGGATCGTCGGCATCTTCCCGCGCCGGGCGCGCGCCGCCGTCGACGGTGCGGGCCTCGCCGGGTGGAACACCCTGCAGAGCTTCGTCAAGGTGCAGATCCTCGTCGCGACGATCGACGCCGTCGGCATCGGGCTCGGCGCGCTCCTCCTCGGCATCCCGCTCGCCGTGCCGATCGCGATCCTCGTCTTCCTCGGCTCGTTCATCCCGATCGTCGGCGCGGTCGCGACGGGCGCCCTCGCGGTGTTCGTCGCCCTCGTCTTCAACGGGTGGGTGCCCGCGCTCATCATGCTCGGCATCGTGCTGCTCGTGCAGCAGGTCGAGGGGCACATCCTGCAGCCGCTCATCCTCGGCACGGCCGTCAAGGTGCATCCGCTCGGCGTCGTGCTCGCCGTCGCGGCCGGCTCGTTCCTCGCAGGCATCCCGGGTGCGCTCTTCGCGGTGCCGTTCGCGGCCGTCGCGAACGTCATGATCCTCTTCATCTCGGGCGGCTCGTGGAAGGGCGGTTCGGCGCCGCCCACGGGCGCGACGCGGTCGCCGCTCTGGCAGACCGTCCCCAAGCGACCAGGATTCAGACGCGAAGCGGAGCCCGAAGCATGA
- the ilvA gene encoding threonine ammonia-lyase: MTEATKLYPGPTLDEFERARETVAAVARRTPMESSRHLERLLGVPVYLKAENLQRTGSYKLRGAFNRISALTADERARGVVAASAGNHAQGVAFAARELGIKATIFMPVGVALPKLEATRSYGAEVVLRGDTVAETLQAAAAFAAETGAMIIPPFDHHDVIAGQGTLGLEILEQAPDVTTIVVPIGGGGLAAGIASAAKQQAARLGRSIRVIGVQAANAAPYVVSLEAGEARDVPVVPTIADGIAVYRPGVLNFEIIKEAVDEVVAVSEDDIARALLVLLERAKLVVEPAGAVSVAALLSHAVQLDGPVVALLSGGNIDPLLMQRVIAHGLAASGRYLTVRLGLPDRPGQLVRVAELLASMHANVVEVLHTRHGRGLQISEVEIDISVETRGPGHREEVVEVLRRAGYSPVVLDD; encoded by the coding sequence ATGACCGAAGCGACCAAGCTGTACCCGGGGCCGACCCTCGACGAGTTCGAGCGCGCCCGCGAGACGGTCGCGGCCGTCGCCCGCCGCACGCCCATGGAGTCGTCGCGCCACCTGGAGCGTCTGCTCGGCGTGCCCGTGTACCTCAAGGCCGAGAACCTGCAGCGCACGGGCTCGTACAAGCTGCGCGGTGCGTTCAACCGCATCTCGGCGCTCACCGCCGACGAGCGAGCGCGCGGCGTCGTCGCGGCGTCTGCCGGCAACCATGCGCAGGGCGTCGCGTTCGCGGCGCGCGAGCTCGGCATCAAGGCCACGATCTTCATGCCCGTCGGCGTCGCGCTGCCGAAGCTCGAAGCGACCCGCTCGTACGGCGCCGAGGTCGTCCTCCGCGGTGATACGGTCGCCGAGACGCTCCAGGCCGCCGCGGCGTTCGCGGCCGAGACGGGCGCCATGATCATCCCGCCGTTCGACCACCATGACGTCATCGCGGGTCAGGGCACCCTGGGGCTCGAGATCCTCGAGCAGGCTCCGGATGTCACGACCATCGTGGTCCCGATCGGCGGCGGCGGGCTCGCGGCCGGCATCGCGAGCGCGGCGAAGCAGCAGGCCGCGCGCCTCGGTCGGAGCATCCGCGTCATCGGCGTCCAGGCTGCGAACGCCGCGCCCTACGTCGTCTCGCTCGAAGCGGGCGAGGCGCGCGACGTGCCCGTCGTGCCGACGATCGCCGACGGGATCGCCGTCTACCGGCCGGGCGTCTTGAACTTCGAGATCATCAAGGAGGCGGTCGACGAGGTCGTCGCCGTGAGCGAGGACGACATCGCGCGCGCGCTCCTCGTGCTCCTCGAGCGCGCGAAGCTCGTCGTCGAGCCGGCCGGCGCGGTGTCGGTCGCGGCGCTCCTCTCGCACGCGGTCCAACTCGACGGCCCCGTCGTCGCGCTCCTCTCGGGCGGCAACATCGATCCGCTCCTCATGCAACGCGTCATCGCCCACGGCCTCGCAGCCTCCGGCCGCTATCTCACGGTGCGCCTCGGACTGCCCGACCGTCCCGGACAACTCGTGCGCGTGGCCGAGCTCCTCGCGAGCATGCACGCGAACGTCGTCGAGGTCCTGCACACGCGCCACGGGCGCGGCCTGCAGATCTCCGAGGTCGAGATCGACATCTCGGTCGAGACGCGCGGCCCCGGCCATCGCGAGGAGGTCGTCGAGGTGCTGCGCCGGGCGGGGTACTCGCCCGTCGTGCTCGACGACTGA
- the greA gene encoding transcription elongation factor GreA: MAQTTTVTWLTQEAYDRLAAELEHLSTTGREEIAKRIEAAREEGDLKENGGYHAAKDEQGKQEARIRQLKELLRTAQVGEAPESTGVVEAGTVITAVIAGDEETFLIGSREIAGDSELDVFSEQSPLGASILGLKVGDSTSYTAPNGREISVEITKVETWGGQ; this comes from the coding sequence ATGGCGCAGACGACCACGGTCACCTGGCTGACCCAGGAGGCGTACGACCGCCTCGCCGCCGAGCTCGAGCACCTCTCGACGACCGGCCGCGAAGAGATCGCGAAGCGCATCGAAGCGGCACGCGAAGAGGGCGACCTGAAAGAGAACGGCGGCTACCACGCCGCGAAGGACGAGCAGGGCAAGCAGGAGGCCCGCATCCGCCAGCTCAAGGAGCTGCTGCGGACGGCGCAGGTCGGCGAAGCCCCCGAGTCGACGGGCGTCGTCGAGGCGGGCACCGTGATCACGGCGGTCATCGCGGGCGACGAAGAGACCTTCCTCATCGGCAGCCGCGAGATCGCAGGCGACTCCGAGCTCGACGTCTTCAGCGAGCAGTCCCCCCTCGGCGCGTCGATCCTCGGCCTCAAGGTCGGCGACTCGACGTCGTACACGGCGCCCAACGGGCGCGAAATCTCGGTCGAGATCACCAAGGTCGAGACCTGGGGCGGCCAGTAA
- a CDS encoding DUF4307 domain-containing protein, with protein MSADDAIASRYGRTRRTRRRDRIVLVAGGVFAAIVVIAWVIWAGSDSAGPSISTSDTGHTLHNDARSVEVRWNLTVQPGTETVCVVKAYNDDFTVVGWKVVELPASDRYTRSFTETVRVAQPANTGLIDRCWLA; from the coding sequence ATGAGCGCCGACGACGCGATCGCGTCCCGCTACGGACGCACGCGCCGCACCCGTCGACGCGACCGGATCGTGCTCGTCGCGGGCGGCGTGTTCGCCGCGATCGTCGTGATCGCGTGGGTCATCTGGGCCGGGTCCGACAGCGCCGGCCCGTCGATCTCGACGAGCGACACGGGGCACACGCTCCACAACGACGCCCGCTCGGTCGAGGTCAGGTGGAACCTCACCGTGCAGCCCGGCACCGAGACGGTGTGCGTCGTGAAGGCGTACAACGACGACTTCACGGTCGTCGGGTGGAAGGTCGTCGAACTCCCGGCCTCCGACCGCTACACGCGCAGCTTCACCGAGACCGTCCGCGTCGCGCAACCCGCCAACACAGGTTTGATCGACCGCTGCTGGCTCGCTTAG
- the trhA gene encoding PAQR family membrane homeostasis protein TrhA — protein MTPANRNEPEDVAEHLEHPAAELDAADRAVAVDDREGPALPNIPLLDASVADPTELKPTWRGWIHAGTFPVTIAAGIVLIVLADGAWAKWASAVFTLTSMLLFGNSALYHRFNWKPKTKVVLKRIDHANIFLLIAGTYTPLALLALPPSKGWLLLAIVWGGALLGIGFRVFWITAPRWLYVPIYLLLGWAAVMYLGDLLAASVAMMVLVLVGGVLYTIGAVVYGIKKPNPWPGHFGFHEIFHVCTVLAFMCHWTATLIIALAPAYHAG, from the coding sequence ATGACCCCCGCGAACCGCAACGAGCCCGAAGACGTCGCCGAGCACCTCGAACACCCGGCGGCCGAGCTCGACGCGGCCGACCGCGCCGTGGCCGTCGACGACCGCGAAGGCCCCGCCCTTCCGAACATCCCGCTCCTCGACGCATCCGTCGCCGACCCGACCGAGCTCAAGCCCACCTGGCGCGGGTGGATCCACGCGGGCACCTTCCCCGTCACGATCGCCGCGGGCATCGTGCTGATCGTGCTCGCCGACGGCGCGTGGGCGAAGTGGGCGAGCGCCGTCTTCACGCTCACGTCGATGCTGCTGTTCGGCAACTCGGCGCTCTACCACCGCTTCAACTGGAAGCCGAAGACGAAGGTCGTCCTGAAGCGGATCGACCACGCCAACATCTTCCTGCTCATCGCGGGCACGTACACGCCGCTCGCCCTCCTCGCGCTGCCGCCGTCGAAGGGCTGGCTGCTGCTCGCGATCGTGTGGGGCGGAGCCCTCCTCGGCATCGGCTTCCGCGTGTTCTGGATCACGGCACCGCGGTGGCTGTACGTTCCGATCTACCTGCTGCTCGGCTGGGCGGCCGTCATGTACCTCGGCGACCTCCTCGCTGCGAGCGTCGCCATGATGGTGCTCGTGCTCGTGGGCGGCGTGCTCTACACGATCGGCGCCGTCGTCTACGGCATCAAGAAGCCGAACCCGTGGCCGGGCCACTTCGGCTTCCACGAGATCTTCCACGTGTGCACGGTGCTCGCGTTCATGTGCCACTGGACGGCGACGCTCATCATCGCGCTCGCGCCCGCGTACCACGCGGGCTAG
- a CDS encoding isoprenyl transferase has translation MNSDRSSGRGLLYRVYERRLRSDLDQGALPRHVAMIIDGNRRWAKQLGYETAAHGHRAGAAKVREFLEWCDDLGIQVVTLYLLSSDNLVNRQQPELTDLIEIIADLAEELSHYRDWRVQHVGSDAGLPEPLIAALDAAEHRTADKKGLHVNLAVGYGGRTEITDAMRKIVASHHAEGRSLEDLAERLTPELIGEHLYTGGQPDPDLVIRTSGEQRLSDFMLWQAAHSEFYFVEALGPDLRRVDFLRAIRDYAKRNRRFGG, from the coding sequence GTGAACAGCGATCGATCATCCGGTCGCGGCCTCCTCTACCGCGTCTACGAGCGTCGACTCCGCAGCGACCTCGACCAGGGAGCACTGCCGCGCCACGTGGCGATGATCATCGACGGCAACCGGCGCTGGGCCAAGCAGCTCGGCTACGAGACCGCAGCCCACGGCCACCGCGCCGGTGCCGCGAAGGTGCGCGAGTTCCTCGAGTGGTGCGACGACCTCGGCATCCAGGTCGTCACGCTCTACCTGCTCTCGAGCGACAACCTCGTGAACCGGCAGCAACCCGAGCTCACCGACCTCATCGAGATCATCGCCGACCTCGCCGAGGAGCTCAGCCACTACCGCGACTGGCGCGTGCAGCACGTCGGCAGCGACGCGGGACTGCCCGAGCCGCTGATCGCCGCGCTCGACGCCGCCGAGCACCGCACGGCCGACAAGAAGGGCCTGCACGTCAACCTCGCGGTCGGCTACGGCGGGCGCACCGAAATCACCGATGCCATGCGCAAGATCGTCGCTTCCCACCACGCCGAGGGGCGGAGCCTCGAAGACCTCGCCGAGCGCCTCACGCCCGAGCTCATCGGCGAGCACCTGTACACGGGCGGTCAGCCCGACCCCGACCTCGTCATCCGTACATCGGGCGAGCAGCGGCTCAGCGACTTCATGCTGTGGCAGGCGGCGCACAGCGAGTTCTACTTCGTCGAGGCGCTCGGCCCCGACCTCCGCCGCGTCGACTTCCTGCGAGCCATCCGCGACTACGCCAAACGCAACCGGCGCTTCGGCGGCTGA
- a CDS encoding aminotransferase class V-fold PLP-dependent enzyme — protein sequence MTIDEFIAGFNEEPGYLDYGRVGPLSRVAAEEGNAFAHLLERARHGSMEVFGEQDQRLREAVGTLTGFAAANIVGVPNTTSGLMHAAFGLTGAVLCSPGEFPSLPISIVRAQEALHVVQPAWLETDHGKVTPGSIREQLEQNVQAVAVSLVDSRTGYLVDLEGIRQVIGDRLLIVDAIQGFGVVEAPYEVADVVVSGGQKWCRAGWGTGFLALSDRALERLTPVFSGYTGTDGDEVWGQVPPPAADARAYRVSNPDPIAEARFAAGLEELAAVGVAAVNAEIAERVSRVIELADEFALAVVSSRDEHERAGIVVLEPPAEQTTLLTASLHNHGVSATTRLGQVRLSVHAATDDETLDMLRAAFVSYGTAATY from the coding sequence GTGACCATCGACGAATTCATCGCCGGGTTCAACGAAGAACCGGGCTATCTCGATTACGGCCGGGTGGGGCCGCTGTCGCGCGTCGCGGCAGAAGAGGGCAACGCCTTCGCGCACCTGCTCGAGCGAGCGCGCCACGGCAGCATGGAGGTCTTCGGCGAGCAAGACCAGAGGCTCCGTGAGGCCGTGGGCACGCTCACGGGCTTCGCGGCGGCGAACATCGTCGGGGTGCCGAACACGACGTCCGGGCTCATGCACGCGGCGTTCGGACTCACGGGGGCCGTGCTGTGCTCGCCGGGCGAGTTCCCGAGCCTGCCGATCTCGATCGTGCGCGCGCAAGAGGCGCTGCACGTCGTGCAGCCCGCGTGGCTCGAGACCGACCACGGCAAGGTCACGCCGGGCTCCATCCGCGAGCAGCTCGAGCAGAACGTGCAGGCCGTGGCCGTGAGCCTCGTCGACTCGCGCACGGGCTACCTCGTCGACCTCGAAGGCATCCGCCAGGTCATCGGCGACCGTCTGCTCATCGTCGACGCCATCCAAGGGTTCGGCGTCGTCGAAGCCCCCTACGAGGTCGCCGACGTCGTCGTGTCGGGCGGGCAGAAGTGGTGCCGCGCCGGTTGGGGCACGGGCTTCCTCGCACTCTCCGACCGCGCGCTCGAACGGCTCACACCCGTCTTCTCGGGCTACACGGGCACCGACGGCGACGAAGTGTGGGGCCAGGTGCCGCCGCCCGCGGCCGACGCGCGCGCCTACCGGGTGTCGAACCCCGACCCCATCGCAGAGGCCCGCTTCGCGGCCGGCCTCGAAGAGCTCGCCGCCGTCGGCGTCGCCGCCGTCAACGCGGAGATCGCCGAACGCGTGAGCCGCGTCATCGAGCTCGCCGACGAGTTCGCGCTCGCCGTCGTCTCGTCGCGCGACGAGCACGAGCGGGCCGGCATCGTCGTGCTCGAGCCGCCCGCCGAGCAGACCACGCTCCTCACGGCGTCGCTCCACAACCACGGCGTGAGTGCGACGACCAGGCTCGGGCAGGTGCGCCTCTCGGTGCACGCCGCGACCGACGACGAGACGCTCGACATGCTGCGTGCCGCGTTCGTGTCGTACGGCACGGCCGCGACGTACTGA
- a CDS encoding PhoH family protein: MASLETSRSVGRGASSGQEQAERTYVLDTSVLLSDPRALFNFAEHAVVLPVVVITELEAKRNDPEIGFFARKALRILDELRIEHERLDFPIPVGDGGSLRVELNHTDQGVLPTGLRLSDNDSRILACAMNLANDGLAVTVISKDLPLRVKAASVGLDAQEYRHELAIDSGWTGMAELDLGSNDMAKLYEHEHLTLPVAEGTPVNTGVVLHSDRGSALARVVGDEGELRLVRGDREVFGLHGRSAEQRLAIDLLLDPEIGIVSLGGRAGTGKSALALCAGLEAVLERQQHKKIMVFRPLYAVGGQELGYLPGDAAEKMNPWAQAVFDTLGSVVSDNVLDEVVDRGILEVLPLTHIRGRSLHDAFVIVDEAQSLERNVLLTVLSRIGQNSRVVLTHDVAQRDNLRVGRHDGVASVIETLKGHSLFGHITLTRSERSAIAALVSDLLDGNELA, encoded by the coding sequence GTGGCATCTCTCGAAACCTCAAGGTCGGTCGGGCGCGGAGCATCCTCCGGGCAGGAGCAGGCCGAGCGCACCTACGTGCTCGACACGTCGGTGCTGCTCAGCGATCCGCGGGCGTTGTTCAACTTCGCCGAACACGCGGTCGTGCTCCCGGTCGTCGTCATCACCGAACTCGAGGCCAAGCGCAACGATCCCGAGATCGGGTTCTTCGCGCGCAAAGCACTCCGAATCCTCGACGAACTGCGGATCGAGCACGAGCGGCTCGACTTCCCGATCCCCGTGGGCGACGGCGGTTCGCTCAGAGTGGAGCTGAATCACACCGATCAGGGGGTGCTGCCCACGGGTCTGCGCCTCAGCGACAACGACTCCCGCATCCTCGCGTGCGCGATGAACCTCGCGAATGACGGGCTCGCCGTCACGGTCATCTCCAAAGACCTGCCGCTCCGCGTGAAGGCCGCCTCGGTCGGCCTCGACGCGCAGGAGTACCGGCACGAGCTCGCGATCGACTCCGGGTGGACCGGCATGGCCGAGCTCGACCTCGGGTCGAACGACATGGCGAAGCTCTACGAGCACGAGCACCTGACGCTCCCGGTGGCCGAGGGCACTCCCGTCAACACGGGCGTCGTGCTCCACTCCGACCGCGGGTCGGCGCTCGCGCGCGTCGTCGGCGACGAGGGCGAACTGCGGCTCGTGCGCGGCGACCGCGAGGTCTTCGGCCTCCACGGGCGCTCGGCCGAGCAGCGGCTCGCGATCGACCTGCTCCTCGACCCCGAGATCGGCATCGTCTCGCTCGGCGGGCGTGCGGGAACGGGCAAGTCGGCGCTCGCGCTCTGCGCAGGACTCGAGGCCGTGCTCGAGCGGCAGCAGCACAAGAAGATCATGGTCTTCCGCCCGCTGTACGCCGTCGGCGGGCAGGAGCTCGGCTACCTGCCGGGCGACGCCGCCGAGAAGATGAACCCGTGGGCGCAGGCCGTGTTCGACACGCTCGGCTCGGTCGTCTCCGACAACGTGCTCGACGAGGTCGTCGACCGGGGCATCCTCGAAGTGCTGCCGCTCACGCACATCCGCGGCCGCTCGCTCCACGACGCGTTCGTCATCGTCGACGAGGCGCAGTCGCTCGAACGGAACGTGCTCCTCACGGTGCTCTCCCGCATCGGGCAGAACTCGCGCGTCGTGCTCACCCACGACGTCGCGCAACGCGACAACCTGCGGGTCGGCAGGCACGACGGCGTGGCATCCGTCATCGAGACGCTCAAGGGCCATTCGCTCTTCGGGCACATCACCCTCACCCGCAGCGAGCGCTCCGCGATCGCGGCGCTCGTGAGCGACCTGCTCGACGGCAACGAGCTCGCGTAG
- a CDS encoding class II fumarate hydratase produces MGEVRVPASALYRAQTQRAVENFPISGHGLEPAQVAALARIKKAAAQANAQLGVLDADIAQAIVDAADEVIAGEHGFTEHFPVDVYQTGSGTSSNMNMNEVLATIATSKLGRPVHPNDHVNASQSSNDVFPTSVHIAVTAALIDDLIPALDHLAVALEEKATAWAELVKSGRTHLMDATPVTLGQEFGGYARQIRLGIERVRTALPRVAEVPLGGTAVGTGINTPAGFPQLVIEILQKETELPITEALDHFESQANRDGLVDASGALRTIAVSLTKISNDLRWMGSGPNTGLGELHIPDLQPGSSIMPGKVNPVVPEAVLMVAARVIGNDATIAWGGASGSFELNVQIPVMGTALLESIRLLANSVRVLADKTISGLEPNYDRIAALAGMSPSIVTPLNKLIGYEAAAAIAKHSVKKGITVREAVVDLGYVERGELTEEQLDTALDLLSMTRPPQAK; encoded by the coding sequence ATGGGCGAGGTGCGGGTTCCCGCGAGCGCCCTGTATCGCGCGCAGACGCAGCGCGCCGTCGAGAACTTCCCGATCTCGGGGCACGGCCTCGAGCCTGCCCAGGTCGCCGCCCTCGCGCGCATCAAGAAGGCAGCAGCGCAGGCCAACGCCCAGCTCGGCGTCCTCGACGCCGACATCGCGCAGGCGATCGTCGACGCGGCCGACGAGGTCATCGCGGGCGAGCACGGCTTCACCGAGCACTTCCCCGTCGACGTCTACCAGACCGGCAGCGGCACGAGCTCGAACATGAACATGAACGAGGTCCTCGCGACGATCGCGACCTCCAAGCTCGGCCGGCCGGTGCACCCGAACGACCACGTCAACGCGTCGCAGTCCTCGAACGACGTCTTCCCGACGTCGGTGCACATCGCCGTCACGGCCGCCCTCATCGACGACCTCATCCCCGCGCTCGACCACCTCGCGGTCGCCCTCGAAGAGAAGGCGACCGCGTGGGCCGAGCTCGTGAAGTCGGGCCGCACCCACCTCATGGACGCGACGCCCGTCACCCTCGGCCAGGAGTTCGGCGGCTACGCACGCCAGATCCGCCTCGGTATCGAGCGCGTGCGCACGGCGCTCCCCCGCGTCGCCGAAGTGCCGCTCGGCGGCACGGCCGTCGGCACGGGCATCAACACGCCCGCGGGCTTCCCGCAACTCGTCATCGAGATCCTGCAGAAAGAGACCGAGCTGCCGATCACCGAGGCCCTCGACCACTTCGAGTCGCAGGCCAACCGCGACGGCCTCGTCGACGCGTCGGGCGCGCTCCGCACGATCGCCGTGAGCCTCACGAAGATCTCGAACGACCTCCGCTGGATGGGCTCGGGCCCCAACACGGGTCTCGGCGAACTCCACATCCCCGACCTCCAGCCGGGCTCGTCGATCATGCCGGGCAAGGTCAACCCCGTCGTGCCCGAGGCCGTGCTCATGGTCGCCGCGCGCGTCATCGGCAACGACGCGACGATCGCGTGGGGCGGCGCGTCGGGCTCGTTCGAGCTGAACGTGCAGATCCCCGTCATGGGCACCGCACTCCTCGAGTCGATCCGCCTGCTCGCGAACTCGGTGCGCGTGCTCGCCGACAAGACGATCTCGGGCCTCGAGCCGAACTACGACCGCATCGCCGCCCTCGCGGGCATGTCGCCGTCGATCGTGACGCCGCTCAACAAGCTCATCGGCTACGAGGCGGCCGCGGCGATCGCGAAGCACTCGGTCAAGAAGGGCATCACGGTGCGCGAAGCCGTCGTCGACCTCGGCTACGTCGAGCGCGGCGAGCTCACCGAGGAGCAGCTCGACACCGCTCTCGACCTGCTCTCGATGACCCGCCCGCCGCAGGCGAAGTAA
- a CDS encoding carbonic anhydrase: MNDATQSPETEAPVEASIQAPGQPTTQTPAEAWRELRRGNERFMSGKPLHPRQDVEYREALAATHRQLPRVAVFGCSDSRLAAEIIFDLGLGDAFVVRNAGQVMGDSILGSLEYAVGVLGVPLILVLGHDECGAVRAAIDSVGPDAPALPAHIKSLIDRIVPSVRRVAGGDSDASLDPAEIDAGFVGREHLRDTVSELLERSEMISEAIAAGRLAVVGANYRLVEGRAETDVVVGRI; the protein is encoded by the coding sequence ATGAACGACGCGACGCAGAGCCCCGAGACCGAGGCTCCGGTCGAGGCCTCGATCCAGGCGCCCGGCCAGCCGACGACGCAGACCCCCGCCGAGGCGTGGCGCGAGCTCCGCCGCGGCAACGAGCGGTTCATGTCGGGCAAGCCGCTGCACCCGCGACAAGACGTCGAGTACCGGGAGGCGCTCGCGGCGACGCATCGCCAACTCCCCCGAGTCGCGGTGTTCGGCTGCAGCGACTCGCGCCTCGCGGCCGAGATCATCTTCGACCTCGGCCTCGGCGACGCGTTCGTCGTGCGCAACGCCGGGCAGGTCATGGGCGACTCCATCCTCGGCTCGCTCGAGTACGCGGTCGGCGTGCTCGGGGTGCCGCTCATCCTCGTGCTCGGGCACGACGAGTGCGGCGCCGTGCGCGCGGCGATCGACTCGGTCGGGCCCGACGCGCCGGCACTCCCGGCGCACATCAAGTCGCTCATCGACCGCATCGTGCCGTCGGTGCGCAGGGTCGCGGGCGGCGATTCCGATGCCTCGCTCGACCCCGCCGAGATCGATGCCGGCTTCGTCGGACGCGAGCACCTGCGCGACACCGTGAGCGAGCTCCTCGAGCGCAGCGAGATGATCAGCGAGGCGATCGCAGCCGGTAGGCTGGCGGTCGTGGGGGCGAACTACCGGCTCGTCGAAGGCCGCGCTGAAACCGACGTCGTCGTCGGTCGCATCTGA